In the Takifugu flavidus isolate HTHZ2018 chromosome 11, ASM371156v2, whole genome shotgun sequence genome, one interval contains:
- the pyroxd2 gene encoding pyridine nucleotide-disulfide oxidoreductase domain-containing protein 2 isoform X2 codes for MTLWSSEEAAYLQRGGLKTAVLERRHVLGGAAVTEEIIPGFRFSRCSYVLSLLRPHIYSDLELKKHGLKVYMRDPHAFTPMLEEGLRGAPPRSLTLGSDVAMNQKEISKFSQKDAEVYPDFVAHLDSLAAAIHPLLDAPPVDIPSATTGSLRKRLAAARTAVPLVKCGLALGTKIPGFYEILTAPIMKILNRWFDSEPLKATLATDGVIGAMTSPSNPGSGYVLLHHVMGELEKEKGAWGYVEGGMGRVSEAIASSARSHGADIFTEKDVDQVLVGSDGAVKGVGLKDGTEIRSKVVLSNATPDVTFRKLTPRTVLSPEFIRAVEQIDYTSPVTKINVAVDSLPNFLAAPTANGKPGPHHQCSIHINCESVDVLETAYKEALNGRPSSRPMVEMTVPSVLDPTLAPPGCHVISLFTQFTPYHIEGKEWTDQDREAYADRVFDWVEQYAPGFKSSVIGRDILVPPDLEKIFGLTGGNIFHGSMPLDQLYLARPLPCLSNYRSPVKGLYLCGSGSHPGGGVMGSPGWNAALAVMADLKHQ; via the exons TGAGTCTGTTAAGACCTCACATATATTCAGATTTGGAGCTCAAG aaacATGGGCTGAAGGTATACATGAGGGATCCCCATGCTTTTACCCCCATGCTGGAGGAGGGACTGAGAGGAGCTCCACCCAGGTCGCTCACGCTGGGCTCAGATGTGGCCATGAACCAGAAGGAAATCAGCAAGTTCTCCCAGAAGGATGCTGAG GTTTACCCGGACTTTGTCGCACACTTGGACAGCTTAGCAGCAGCCATCCATCCGCTCCTGGATGCTCCTCCTGTGGACATCCCCAGTGCTACTACTGGATCATTAAGGAAGAGACTGGCTGCAGCGAGAACTGCCGTTCCCTTGGTCAAATGTG GTCTGGCTCTGGGGACAAAGATTCCAGGCTTTTATGAGATCTTAACCGCACCAATAATGAAG ATCCTCAATAGATGGTTCGATTCCGAGCCTCTGAAGGCCACTCTGGCTACCGATGGTGTGATTGGAGCCATGACCAGCCCGAGTAACCCTGGCAGTGG GTATGTGCTGCTGCACCATGTGATGGgcgagctggagaaggagaaaggtgCATGGGGTTATGTGGAGGGAGGCATGGGCCGGGTGTCGGAGGCCATCGCCAGCTCCGCTCGATCCCACGGTGCAGACATTTTCACAGAGAAG GACGTGGACCAGGTCCTGGTCGGTTCAGACGGTGCAGTGAAGGGAGTGGGGCTGAAAGATGGGACGGAGATCCGCAGCAAAGTGGTGTTATCAAACGCCACTCCAGATGTTACCTTCAGGAAACTCACTCCGCGG ACTGTCCTTTCTCCCGAGTTCATCCGCGCCGTGGAGCAGATCGACTACACCTCGCCTGTTACCAAAATCAATG TGGCAGTAGACAGTCTACCAAACTTCCTTGCGGCTCCCACGGCAAACGGCAAGCCCGGGCCTCACCATCAGTGCTCCATTCACATCAATTGTGAAAGCGTCGACGTGCTGGAGACGGCGTACAAGGAGGCCTTGAACGGACGCCCCTCATCGAG GCCTATGGTAGAGATGACTGTCCCTTCCGTGTTGGATCCGACTCTGGCTCCCCCTGGCTGCCATGTGATTTCACTCTTCACCCAGTTCACTCCCTACCACATAGAAGGCAAGGAGTGGACTGATCAAGACAGAGAGGCTTATGCAGACAGAG TATTTGACTGGGTGGAACAATATGCTCCAGGGTTCAAATCTTCAGTTATAGGCAGAGACATCCTGGTTCCGCCTGATCTGGAGAAGATCTTTGGGCTCACCGGAGGG AACATTTTTCATGGATCGATGCCGTTGGACCAGCTTTACCTAGCGCGACCTTTGCCCTGCCTGTCCAACTACCGCTCCCCAGTTAAAGGGTTGTATCTGTGCGGCAGTGGGAGTCACCCAG GTGGTGGTGTGATGGGCTCACCAGGCTGGAACGCGGCACTGGCCGTCATGGCTGACCTGAAACATCAATGA
- the pyroxd2 gene encoding pyridine nucleotide-disulfide oxidoreductase domain-containing protein 2 isoform X3 → MFLAELRSQRKSSQKHGLKVYMRDPHAFTPMLEEGLRGAPPRSLTLGSDVAMNQKEISKFSQKDAEVYPDFVAHLDSLAAAIHPLLDAPPVDIPSATTGSLRKRLAAARTAVPLVKCGLALGTKIPGFYEILTAPIMKILNRWFDSEPLKATLATDGVIGAMTSPSNPGSGYVLLHHVMGELEKEKGAWGYVEGGMGRVSEAIASSARSHGADIFTEKDVDQVLVGSDGAVKGVGLKDGTEIRSKVVLSNATPDVTFRKLTPRTVLSPEFIRAVEQIDYTSPVTKINVAVDSLPNFLAAPTANGKPGPHHQCSIHINCESVDVLETAYKEALNGRPSSRPMVEMTVPSVLDPTLAPPGCHVISLFTQFTPYHIEGKEWTDQDREAYADRVFDWVEQYAPGFKSSVIGRDILVPPDLEKIFGLTGGNIFHGSMPLDQLYLARPLPCLSNYRSPVKGLYLCGSGSHPGGGVMGSPGWNAALAVMADLKHQ, encoded by the exons aaacATGGGCTGAAGGTATACATGAGGGATCCCCATGCTTTTACCCCCATGCTGGAGGAGGGACTGAGAGGAGCTCCACCCAGGTCGCTCACGCTGGGCTCAGATGTGGCCATGAACCAGAAGGAAATCAGCAAGTTCTCCCAGAAGGATGCTGAG GTTTACCCGGACTTTGTCGCACACTTGGACAGCTTAGCAGCAGCCATCCATCCGCTCCTGGATGCTCCTCCTGTGGACATCCCCAGTGCTACTACTGGATCATTAAGGAAGAGACTGGCTGCAGCGAGAACTGCCGTTCCCTTGGTCAAATGTG GTCTGGCTCTGGGGACAAAGATTCCAGGCTTTTATGAGATCTTAACCGCACCAATAATGAAG ATCCTCAATAGATGGTTCGATTCCGAGCCTCTGAAGGCCACTCTGGCTACCGATGGTGTGATTGGAGCCATGACCAGCCCGAGTAACCCTGGCAGTGG GTATGTGCTGCTGCACCATGTGATGGgcgagctggagaaggagaaaggtgCATGGGGTTATGTGGAGGGAGGCATGGGCCGGGTGTCGGAGGCCATCGCCAGCTCCGCTCGATCCCACGGTGCAGACATTTTCACAGAGAAG GACGTGGACCAGGTCCTGGTCGGTTCAGACGGTGCAGTGAAGGGAGTGGGGCTGAAAGATGGGACGGAGATCCGCAGCAAAGTGGTGTTATCAAACGCCACTCCAGATGTTACCTTCAGGAAACTCACTCCGCGG ACTGTCCTTTCTCCCGAGTTCATCCGCGCCGTGGAGCAGATCGACTACACCTCGCCTGTTACCAAAATCAATG TGGCAGTAGACAGTCTACCAAACTTCCTTGCGGCTCCCACGGCAAACGGCAAGCCCGGGCCTCACCATCAGTGCTCCATTCACATCAATTGTGAAAGCGTCGACGTGCTGGAGACGGCGTACAAGGAGGCCTTGAACGGACGCCCCTCATCGAG GCCTATGGTAGAGATGACTGTCCCTTCCGTGTTGGATCCGACTCTGGCTCCCCCTGGCTGCCATGTGATTTCACTCTTCACCCAGTTCACTCCCTACCACATAGAAGGCAAGGAGTGGACTGATCAAGACAGAGAGGCTTATGCAGACAGAG TATTTGACTGGGTGGAACAATATGCTCCAGGGTTCAAATCTTCAGTTATAGGCAGAGACATCCTGGTTCCGCCTGATCTGGAGAAGATCTTTGGGCTCACCGGAGGG AACATTTTTCATGGATCGATGCCGTTGGACCAGCTTTACCTAGCGCGACCTTTGCCCTGCCTGTCCAACTACCGCTCCCCAGTTAAAGGGTTGTATCTGTGCGGCAGTGGGAGTCACCCAG GTGGTGGTGTGATGGGCTCACCAGGCTGGAACGCGGCACTGGCCGTCATGGCTGACCTGAAACATCAATGA